A genomic region of Pseudomonas sp. RSB 5.4 contains the following coding sequences:
- the dusA gene encoding tRNA dihydrouridine(20/20a) synthase DusA, with protein sequence MPPISATPAPLSRRFSVAPMMDWTDRHCRYFLRLLSKNALLYTEMVTTGALLNGDHERFLRHNEAEHPLALQLGGSVPLDLAACARMAQEHGYDEVNLNVGCPSDRVQNNMIGACLMGHPQLVADCVKAMRDAVSIPVTVKHRIGINGRDSYAELCDFVGTVRDAGCTSFTVHARIAILEGLSPKENRDIPPLRYDVAAQLKADFPELEIVLNGGIKTMEACHEHLQTFDGVMLGREAYHNPYLLAEVDQQLFGSSAPVISRAEALAQLRPYIAEHLQAGGAMHHITRHVLGLGTGFPGARKFRQLLSVDIHKATDPLALLDQAGELLQGR encoded by the coding sequence ATGCCCCCTATCTCCGCCACACCCGCCCCACTCTCCCGCCGCTTCTCCGTCGCCCCGATGATGGACTGGACTGATAGGCATTGCAGATACTTCCTACGCCTCCTGTCGAAGAACGCCCTGCTCTACACCGAGATGGTCACTACCGGCGCCCTCCTCAACGGCGATCACGAACGTTTCCTCCGTCACAACGAAGCCGAGCATCCGCTGGCGCTGCAACTCGGCGGTAGCGTTCCGTTGGATCTAGCTGCCTGCGCGCGCATGGCGCAGGAGCATGGTTACGATGAGGTGAACCTGAATGTTGGCTGCCCGAGTGATCGGGTGCAGAACAATATGATTGGTGCGTGCCTGATGGGGCATCCGCAGTTGGTGGCGGATTGTGTGAAGGCGATGCGCGATGCGGTGTCGATTCCGGTGACGGTGAAGCATCGGATCGGGATCAATGGGCGGGACAGTTACGCCGAGTTGTGTGATTTCGTCGGTACGGTGCGGGATGCCGGGTGCACCAGTTTTACCGTGCATGCGCGGATTGCGATTCTGGAGGGCTTGTCGCCGAAGGAGAATCGCGACATTCCGCCGTTGCGGTATGACGTGGCGGCGCAGTTGAAGGCGGATTTTCCGGAGCTGGAGATTGTGCTGAACGGCGGGATCAAAACGATGGAGGCCTGCCATGAGCATTTGCAGACCTTTGACGGCGTGATGCTCGGGCGTGAGGCTTATCACAATCCGTATTTGCTGGCGGAGGTCGATCAGCAGTTGTTCGGCAGCAGCGCGCCGGTGATCAGCCGGGCCGAGGCGCTGGCGCAGTTGCGGCCGTATATTGCCGAGCATTTGCAGGCCGGCGGCGCGATGCATCACATCACCCGGCATGTGCTGGGGTTGGGCACCGGGTTCCCGGGGGCGCGTAAATTCCGCCAGTTATTGTCGGTGGATATTCACAAGGCCACGGATCCGCTGGCGTTGCTGGATCAGGCTGGCGAGTTGCTGCAAGGCCGTTGA
- a CDS encoding DUF2388 domain-containing protein: MSVARSFDVLTGCLLFMPAFRCVSFKRFIPLALLATASASTHAHCDFICGAGEESPLQITQFTGLMVATTVLSPFYATSKVSGLNKRVYSPEEIEAARYYLASDGMLQAAYFTSALQRYRQESPNSELNDLAVATLISSQ; this comes from the coding sequence ATGAGCGTTGCCCGGAGTTTTGATGTGCTGACAGGATGTCTTTTGTTTATGCCCGCGTTTCGCTGTGTTTCGTTCAAGCGCTTTATCCCCCTCGCTCTACTCGCCACCGCCTCTGCCAGTACTCACGCCCACTGCGATTTCATTTGTGGCGCGGGTGAGGAAAGCCCTTTGCAGATCACGCAGTTCACCGGTTTGATGGTGGCGACGACGGTGTTGTCGCCGTTCTACGCAACCTCCAAAGTTTCCGGTCTCAATAAACGTGTTTACTCGCCAGAGGAAATCGAAGCGGCGCGCTATTACCTCGCCAGCGACGGCATGCTGCAAGCCGCGTATTTCACATCAGCCTTGCAGCGCTACCGCCAAGAGTCGCCCAACTCGGAGTTGAACGACCTCGCGGTTGCGACATTGATCAGCAGTCAGTGA
- a CDS encoding undecaprenyl-diphosphate phosphatase encodes MDFWTFIQVLILGAVEGLTEFLPISSTGHQIIVADLLDFGGERAMAFNIIIQLGAILAVVWEFRPKIFDIVKGLPTQRNAQRFTLNLLIAFLPAVVLGVLFADKIHQYLFNPITVAMALVVGGVVMLWAEQRNHVVSVDHVDDMRWSDALKIGFVQCLAMIPGTSRSGSTIIGGLLFGLSRKAATEFSFFLAMPTMVGAAVYSGYKYRDLFQASDLPVFALGFVIAFIFAMIAVRGLLKFIANHSYAAFAWYRIAFGLLILATWVFGWVNWTEAAA; translated from the coding sequence ATGGATTTCTGGACCTTTATCCAGGTGTTGATTTTAGGCGCAGTGGAAGGCCTGACCGAGTTCTTGCCGATCTCCAGTACCGGCCACCAGATCATCGTCGCCGACTTGCTGGACTTCGGCGGCGAACGCGCGATGGCGTTCAACATCATTATTCAACTGGGGGCAATCCTGGCCGTGGTCTGGGAGTTTCGCCCGAAGATCTTCGACATCGTCAAAGGACTGCCCACCCAACGCAATGCGCAACGTTTCACCCTCAACCTGCTGATCGCCTTCCTGCCGGCGGTGGTCCTCGGCGTGCTGTTCGCTGACAAAATCCATCAATACCTGTTTAACCCGATCACCGTGGCCATGGCCTTGGTAGTGGGCGGCGTCGTCATGTTGTGGGCCGAACAGCGCAACCATGTGGTGAGCGTCGATCACGTCGACGACATGCGCTGGTCAGACGCGTTGAAGATCGGTTTCGTGCAATGCCTGGCGATGATTCCCGGCACGTCGCGCTCGGGCTCGACCATCATCGGCGGTTTATTGTTCGGCTTGTCCCGGAAAGCCGCCACAGAGTTCTCGTTCTTCCTCGCCATGCCGACCATGGTCGGCGCCGCGGTGTACTCCGGCTACAAATACCGCGACCTGTTCCAGGCCAGCGACCTGCCAGTGTTCGCCCTCGGATTCGTCATCGCCTTCATCTTCGCCATGATCGCCGTGCGCGGCCTGCTCAAATTCATCGCCAACCACAGCTACGCCGCGTTCGCCTGGTATCGGATCGCGTTTGGCTTGTTGATTCTGGCGACGTGGGTGTTTGGCTGGGTGAACTGGACGGAAGCGGCGGCGTGA
- a CDS encoding winged helix-turn-helix domain-containing protein: protein MMLSGNLATRSPRPTNDVPGVLTLGRTCGVAEHFRALVAKHVRTDMALEASSYTSSFKHNELSGSYRAIFIVIDTPQALEDNLALIENLRANNLKPIICAVISGRGAFNKIKYFLAGADFCIKLNTLSDEGDELLGEFFNSEEWQRDINLTLDPTRICLLGGASQKLDISFAEMKILEAFAQTSNHILSHDEIASIMGLNTNFYDPRALEKSISRLRGKIKDMYGTNAIQSIRGYGYRLMRGLISTA from the coding sequence ATGATGCTCTCAGGGAACTTGGCGACTAGAAGTCCGCGCCCGACAAACGACGTACCCGGTGTTCTCACTCTGGGCCGAACCTGTGGCGTGGCCGAACATTTTAGAGCGCTGGTCGCAAAGCACGTACGCACTGATATGGCACTTGAGGCCAGTTCGTACACTAGTTCATTTAAGCACAATGAACTTTCTGGTTCGTATCGAGCCATCTTCATCGTTATCGACACTCCGCAAGCGCTGGAAGACAATCTTGCGCTGATCGAGAACCTGCGCGCCAATAACTTGAAGCCGATCATTTGCGCGGTCATTTCCGGTCGCGGCGCGTTCAACAAGATCAAGTATTTCCTGGCCGGGGCCGACTTCTGTATCAAGCTCAACACCCTTTCCGACGAGGGCGACGAGTTGCTCGGTGAGTTCTTCAACAGTGAAGAATGGCAGCGGGATATCAACCTCACGCTCGACCCTACGCGCATCTGCCTGCTGGGCGGCGCCAGCCAGAAACTCGACATCTCGTTTGCCGAGATGAAGATCCTGGAAGCCTTTGCGCAGACCAGCAATCACATTCTCAGCCATGATGAAATCGCCAGCATCATGGGGCTCAATACCAATTTCTACGACCCGAGGGCGCTGGAAAAATCCATCAGCCGCTTGCGTGGAAAAATCAAGGACATGTATGGTACGAACGCGATTCAGAGCATCCGCGGCTACGGCTATCGCCTGATGCGGGGTCTGATATCGACTGCCTGA
- a CDS encoding helix-turn-helix domain-containing protein, with translation METSTTLPRKYFVVVTNSTTSQRELESILSSERFNSFGTSQAQMFIEGATSPSSTPMLMEFSYPSGTRKNVARTIEHDTQRILATLESEWLAAQSANPFHQSPTMNADTAHPTSANEGSTPCNETWHLDNDQGALVKEGVEISLTGLETALVRKMLHHEERVVSRDDLILSIGREPEQYRGLEMCLSRLQDKFKSASNGERLFRAVRNRGYCLIQEIVA, from the coding sequence ATGGAAACTAGTACAACCCTCCCAAGAAAATATTTTGTCGTCGTGACCAACAGTACAACGTCGCAGCGTGAACTTGAGAGCATTCTGTCCAGCGAGCGCTTCAATTCGTTTGGCACGTCTCAGGCACAAATGTTTATTGAAGGTGCTACTTCGCCCTCTTCCACCCCGATGCTGATGGAGTTTTCTTACCCAAGCGGCACTCGGAAAAACGTCGCCCGCACGATTGAACACGATACCCAGCGCATACTGGCCACCCTCGAATCGGAATGGCTCGCCGCACAATCGGCAAACCCGTTTCACCAATCCCCGACAATGAACGCGGACACCGCCCACCCGACTTCAGCCAATGAAGGCAGCACACCGTGCAACGAAACCTGGCATCTGGACAACGATCAAGGCGCACTGGTCAAGGAAGGCGTCGAGATCAGCCTTACCGGACTGGAAACCGCACTGGTGCGCAAAATGCTCCATCACGAGGAACGTGTAGTCAGTCGTGATGACCTGATCCTCAGCATCGGCCGCGAGCCGGAGCAATATCGTGGCCTGGAGATGTGCCTGAGTCGCCTGCAGGACAAGTTCAAAAGCGCGAGTAATGGTGAGCGTCTGTTTCGTGCCGTAAGAAACCGCGGTTATTGCCTCATCCAGGAAATCGTTGCGTAA
- a CDS encoding undecaprenyl-phosphate glucose phosphotransferase yields the protein MELSLRINRNNGLKGLTFWGQWALAQAFIVALLFILAERHTGTVEFYYRMCATLAVLASVPAYTFSGVYRKQDNYLTGLGRLFMGWSMTMVALACIAFVCKADEVFSREVTLSWAVYGFLGQALLYAPLHAFSKYYQRSRTSAQKTLIVGTGELALGLAKKISQVENLPLVGLVSNGPTPNLDADAPRVVGDQEDLLELIKDHDIRRLYITLPLAEAAKIEAMYVDLLGANVDVVWVPDLNSLTLLNHSVKVVDGLPAICLNESPLTSRPTAALSKSLLEKGVALLAIILLSPVLLFIALAVKINSPGPVFFKQDRHGWNGKVIQVWKFRSMRVHDDREVVQASRNDSRITAVGRFIRRTSLDELPQLFNVLQGQMALVGPRPHAVAHNNYYSGKILAYMARHRIKPGITGLAQISGCRGETDTIDKMQRRVEMDLHYINNWSLWLDLKILVKTPFTLLSKDIY from the coding sequence ATGGAACTTTCTCTACGGATCAATCGAAATAACGGCCTCAAGGGACTTACCTTCTGGGGCCAATGGGCATTGGCGCAGGCTTTCATTGTTGCGTTGTTATTCATACTGGCTGAACGGCACACAGGCACCGTCGAGTTCTATTACCGCATGTGCGCGACACTGGCGGTGCTGGCCTCGGTGCCGGCGTATACGTTCAGCGGCGTGTATCGCAAGCAGGACAATTACCTGACCGGGCTCGGACGTTTGTTCATGGGCTGGTCGATGACCATGGTCGCGCTGGCTTGCATCGCGTTCGTGTGCAAGGCCGACGAGGTGTTCTCCCGCGAGGTGACGCTGAGTTGGGCGGTGTACGGTTTCCTCGGTCAGGCGTTGCTGTACGCACCGTTGCACGCCTTTTCCAAGTACTACCAGCGCTCCCGCACCAGTGCGCAGAAGACCCTGATCGTTGGTACCGGCGAGCTGGCACTGGGTCTGGCGAAGAAGATCAGTCAGGTGGAAAACCTGCCGTTGGTAGGCCTGGTCAGCAATGGCCCGACGCCGAATCTGGATGCGGATGCGCCGCGTGTGGTCGGTGATCAGGAAGATTTGCTCGAGCTGATCAAAGACCATGACATCCGCCGTTTGTACATCACCCTGCCGCTGGCCGAAGCTGCGAAAATCGAAGCGATGTACGTCGATTTGCTCGGCGCCAATGTCGATGTGGTCTGGGTGCCGGACTTGAACAGTCTGACCCTGCTCAATCACTCGGTGAAGGTCGTGGACGGTCTGCCGGCGATCTGCCTCAACGAAAGCCCGCTGACCAGCCGCCCTACTGCTGCGCTGAGCAAGAGCCTGTTGGAAAAAGGCGTGGCGTTGCTGGCGATCATCCTGTTGAGTCCGGTGCTGCTGTTCATTGCGTTGGCAGTGAAGATCAACTCGCCGGGCCCGGTGTTCTTCAAGCAGGATCGCCACGGCTGGAACGGCAAGGTGATTCAGGTGTGGAAATTCCGCTCGATGCGCGTGCACGATGACCGCGAAGTGGTTCAGGCCAGCCGCAACGACTCGCGTATTACTGCGGTCGGGCGCTTCATCCGCCGCACTTCGCTGGACGAGCTGCCGCAGTTGTTCAACGTGCTGCAGGGGCAAATGGCGTTGGTCGGTCCACGTCCGCACGCGGTGGCGCACAACAACTACTACTCGGGGAAAATCCTCGCGTACATGGCTCGTCATCGAATCAAACCGGGTATTACCGGGCTGGCACAGATCAGCGGCTGCCGTGGCGAGACCGACACCATCGACAAAATGCAGCGGCGGGTGGAGATGGACCTGCATTACATCAACAACTGGTCGTTGTGGCTGGATCTGAAGATCCTGGTGAAGACGCCGTTTACGTTGCTGTCGAAAGACATTTATTGA
- a CDS encoding YjbH domain-containing protein, with translation MKLRVAAVLLLPCGLVHAEPRITQNDFGGTGLLQTPTARMAPAGELSVNANRTEPYSRYSVSLQPLDWLEGSFRYTAITNRPYGPESMSGSQSYKDKAVDAKVRLWQETHWAPDVALGFRDIGGTGLFASEYFVANKRFDNFDFSAGIAWGYLGNRGDLDNPLGYLDDRFKTRPALEGTGDVNAGSYFRGKPSFFGGVSYQTPWDRLSLKLEYEGNDYKHEPKDNVIKQDSPINFGAVFKVADSVDVSAAWERGNTAMFGITFHTNFVSRKAPAKTYDPTPEPLPAKMPTTPMEQVNWADVSQRLQQNAGYKVERISQRDSELIVYGEQQRYFHSSKAVGRASRILDNSVNDDINWFTVVNKRYDLPLEETSVPRQTFREVINNEEPLESLHRTTEINPAMPHNEKTLYSEAPQHFSYGVGLGFKQNVGGPDGLLYQLSADADAEYRFNRNTWWSGLVSANLVNNFDKFTYDAPSGLPRVRTDLRQYLTTSEVTMPLFQVSHAEQLDKDLYGMVYGGYLESMFAGVGGEVLFRPTGERWSVGADLNYVRQREFDQGFGLRDYSIWTGHITGYTDLPYDTLAAVSVGRYLAGDWGGTLDISREFFNGVRFGAWATITTAGSAEYGEGSFDKGLYLSIPFDEMMSMSTMRRANLVWAPLTRDGGARLNRSFQLHSMTDSREGDMFYRNFSKITE, from the coding sequence TTGAAGTTACGTGTTGCAGCTGTGTTGTTATTGCCGTGCGGTCTGGTGCATGCCGAACCGCGTATTACCCAGAATGATTTCGGTGGTACCGGTCTGTTGCAGACGCCGACCGCGCGCATGGCCCCGGCCGGCGAGCTGAGCGTCAACGCCAACCGCACCGAGCCTTACAGCCGCTACAGCGTGTCGTTGCAGCCACTGGACTGGCTCGAAGGTTCGTTCCGCTACACCGCGATCACCAACCGCCCGTACGGGCCGGAGTCGATGAGCGGCAGCCAGAGCTATAAGGACAAGGCGGTCGACGCCAAAGTCCGGCTGTGGCAGGAAACCCACTGGGCCCCCGATGTCGCTTTGGGCTTCCGAGACATTGGCGGTACCGGCTTGTTCGCCAGCGAATATTTCGTCGCCAACAAGCGCTTTGATAATTTCGATTTCAGCGCCGGCATTGCCTGGGGTTATCTCGGTAATCGTGGCGATCTCGATAACCCGCTGGGCTACCTCGACGATCGCTTCAAGACCCGTCCGGCCCTGGAAGGCACCGGTGACGTCAACGCGGGTTCGTACTTTCGCGGCAAACCGTCGTTCTTCGGTGGCGTGAGCTACCAGACACCGTGGGATCGCCTGAGTCTGAAACTCGAATACGAAGGCAACGACTACAAGCATGAGCCGAAGGACAACGTGATCAAGCAGGACTCGCCGATCAACTTCGGCGCAGTGTTCAAGGTGGCCGATTCGGTGGACGTCAGCGCGGCGTGGGAGCGGGGCAACACGGCGATGTTCGGCATCACGTTCCATACCAATTTCGTCAGCCGCAAGGCGCCGGCCAAGACCTACGATCCGACGCCTGAACCGCTGCCGGCGAAAATGCCGACCACGCCGATGGAACAGGTCAACTGGGCCGACGTGTCGCAGCGTCTGCAGCAGAATGCCGGGTACAAGGTCGAGCGCATCAGCCAGCGTGATTCCGAGCTGATCGTCTACGGCGAGCAGCAGCGCTACTTCCATTCGTCGAAGGCCGTTGGCCGTGCGAGTCGGATTCTCGACAACAGCGTGAACGACGATATCAACTGGTTCACCGTGGTCAACAAGCGCTACGACCTGCCGCTGGAAGAGACCAGCGTGCCACGCCAGACCTTCCGCGAAGTGATCAACAACGAGGAGCCGCTGGAGTCGCTGCACCGCACCACCGAGATCAACCCGGCGATGCCGCACAACGAGAAAACCCTCTACAGCGAAGCGCCGCAGCATTTCAGCTATGGCGTCGGTCTGGGCTTCAAGCAAAACGTCGGCGGCCCGGATGGTTTGCTCTATCAATTGAGTGCCGATGCGGACGCCGAGTACCGCTTCAACCGCAACACCTGGTGGAGCGGGCTGGTCAGTGCCAACCTGGTGAACAACTTCGACAAGTTCACCTACGATGCGCCCAGCGGTCTGCCGCGGGTGCGTACCGATTTGCGTCAGTACCTGACCACCTCGGAAGTGACCATGCCGTTGTTTCAGGTCAGCCATGCCGAGCAGTTGGACAAGGACCTGTATGGCATGGTCTACGGTGGTTATCTGGAGTCGATGTTTGCCGGCGTTGGCGGTGAGGTGCTGTTCCGGCCGACCGGCGAGCGCTGGTCGGTGGGGGCGGATCTGAACTACGTGCGTCAGCGCGAGTTCGACCAGGGTTTCGGCCTGCGCGACTACTCGATCTGGACCGGGCACATCACCGGTTATACCGACCTGCCGTATGACACGTTGGCGGCGGTCAGTGTTGGTCGTTATCTGGCCGGCGACTGGGGCGGTACGCTCGACATCTCTCGCGAGTTCTTCAACGGCGTGCGCTTCGGCGCGTGGGCGACGATCACCACGGCGGGCAGTGCCGAGTACGGGGAGGGTAGTTTCGACAAAGGCCTCTACCTGTCGATCCCGTTCGACGAAATGATGAGCATGTCGACCATGCGCCGCGCCAACCTGGTCTGGGCCCCCCTGACCCGTGACGGCGGCGCCAGGCTCAATCGCAGCTTCCAGCTGCACTCGATGACCGATAGCCGCGAGGGCGACATGTTCTACCGCAACTTCTCGAAGATTACCGAGTAA
- a CDS encoding capsule biosynthesis GfcC family protein, with protein sequence MKRLRRLSAGLLLLSGVSQAAVTVSGDVANPGPVELPPGGRLLDVISVAVPNAEGYWLAGVLLRQSLLEQQARLKAGVLFDLDVLQRMASLFDRPSRAALALRLAEQVRQMPVTGRQVADLDPVAVEVGFARNIRLDDGDRLIYPKRVDEVQVLGAVAETCHLPYQPLLEAREYLERCTPLDDAEADYLWLIQPNGAVRRVGIAHWNRESGQFPVAGSKILVPVKNDDLDPPVPELNQQLAELIATQLAEVVR encoded by the coding sequence ATGAAGCGCTTACGGAGGTTATCGGCGGGTTTGCTGTTGCTCAGCGGCGTCAGTCAGGCAGCGGTCACGGTCAGTGGCGATGTCGCCAACCCGGGGCCGGTGGAATTGCCGCCGGGCGGGCGCTTGCTCGACGTGATCAGCGTGGCCGTACCGAATGCCGAAGGTTACTGGCTGGCCGGCGTGTTGCTGCGCCAGTCGTTGCTGGAACAGCAGGCCCGGCTCAAGGCCGGGGTGCTGTTCGATCTCGATGTGCTGCAACGCATGGCTTCGTTGTTTGACCGCCCGAGTCGCGCGGCGCTGGCGTTGCGCCTGGCCGAGCAGGTGCGGCAGATGCCGGTCACCGGGCGCCAGGTCGCGGATCTTGATCCGGTCGCGGTGGAAGTCGGATTTGCGCGCAACATTCGTCTCGACGATGGTGATCGGCTGATCTACCCGAAACGGGTCGACGAGGTACAGGTATTGGGCGCCGTCGCCGAAACCTGTCACCTGCCTTATCAGCCTCTGCTGGAGGCGCGCGAGTACCTGGAAAGATGCACGCCGCTGGACGATGCCGAGGCCGATTACCTGTGGCTGATCCAGCCCAATGGTGCGGTCCGGCGCGTGGGTATCGCGCATTGGAATCGCGAGAGCGGGCAGTTTCCCGTGGCCGGCAGCAAGATTCTGGTGCCGGTAAAAAATGATGATCTGGATCCGCCTGTTCCTGAACTGAATCAGCAGTTGGCCGAATTGATTGCCACGCAGCTGGCTGAGGTGGTTCGTTGA
- a CDS encoding YjbF family lipoprotein, whose protein sequence is MKTLKVGVCLMAALMLCGCNPLMTASVRNLKSAVIGPDELDVSAAQVAEVKYPQVKLTTPSGSGVLALVRERDDLQFWVASGKQVLLLRDGLAVRTIGLGVEGDLDGTRLADNAPFKRGLHQVADGFTSQRWIDLYKGQEVGLIVNSRFSRRSTQTLDILDKQYTVLRVDERIDVPAIGLRATNHYWVDPVDGFILQSEQQLTAQMRVRIVQLTPDRRHLP, encoded by the coding sequence GTGAAAACCTTGAAAGTTGGCGTCTGCCTGATGGCGGCCTTGATGTTGTGTGGCTGTAACCCGCTGATGACCGCTTCGGTGCGCAACCTCAAGTCGGCGGTGATCGGCCCGGATGAGCTGGACGTGAGCGCGGCCCAGGTGGCCGAGGTCAAGTATCCGCAAGTCAAACTGACCACGCCCTCCGGCTCCGGGGTGCTGGCGCTGGTGCGTGAGCGTGATGATCTGCAGTTCTGGGTCGCTTCCGGCAAACAGGTGTTGCTCCTGCGTGACGGCCTCGCCGTGCGCACCATCGGCCTCGGCGTCGAGGGCGATCTGGACGGCACGCGGCTGGCCGACAACGCGCCGTTCAAGCGCGGGCTGCATCAAGTTGCCGATGGTTTCACCAGTCAGCGCTGGATCGACCTGTACAAGGGCCAGGAGGTTGGCTTGATCGTCAACAGCCGGTTCTCCCGCCGATCCACGCAAACCCTGGACATTCTCGACAAGCAATACACCGTGCTGCGTGTCGATGAGCGCATCGACGTCCCGGCCATCGGCCTGCGCGCGACCAACCATTACTGGGTCGATCCGGTGGACGGTTTCATCCTGCAGAGCGAGCAGCAACTGACCGCGCAAATGCGCGTGCGCATCGTGCAATTGACCCCCGATCGCAGGCACCTGCCATGA
- a CDS encoding polysaccharide biosynthesis/export family protein, with product MFSPGQYLSTGDITRQGASESSRVELIPITPKLISMTRATQKRETVPAELLATPAEYRIGSNDVLYITVWDHPELTAPSGAQQQIDANGRLVRSDGTLYYPFIKEVQAAGKTIQQLRADIESRLSAFIAEPQVDVAVLRFASQKVVVSGAVAKAGPQPISTNPLSVVEALGTAGIDTNNADLSGLLLTRNGRVYPLNLDSLNHQDSELQHVFLKGGDQLYLPYNDNKRIYVMGEVNQPRALSFKTATMNLSDVLGSVGGLSQTTSNGNAVYVIRGVENLDVEPAKIYQLEAQSPTAMALASHFEVRPQDVVYVGPANVTRWNRFISQLVPSASIVGTGASAAKNWSEFSNNSK from the coding sequence ATGTTTTCTCCCGGCCAATACCTGAGCACCGGCGACATCACGCGCCAGGGCGCCAGCGAAAGCAGTCGGGTCGAGCTGATTCCGATCACGCCCAAGCTGATCTCGATGACCCGCGCCACGCAAAAGCGTGAGACGGTGCCGGCGGAATTGTTGGCGACGCCGGCGGAATACCGCATCGGCAGCAACGATGTGCTGTACATCACGGTCTGGGATCACCCGGAGCTGACCGCGCCATCGGGGGCACAACAGCAGATCGACGCCAACGGTCGACTGGTGCGCTCCGATGGCACGCTGTACTACCCGTTCATCAAGGAAGTGCAGGCGGCCGGCAAGACTATTCAACAGTTGCGTGCGGACATCGAATCCCGCCTGTCGGCGTTCATCGCCGAGCCGCAAGTGGATGTCGCGGTGCTGCGTTTCGCCAGTCAGAAAGTGGTGGTCTCGGGTGCCGTGGCCAAGGCCGGCCCGCAGCCGATTTCCACCAACCCGTTGAGCGTGGTCGAAGCCCTCGGTACTGCCGGTATCGACACCAATAACGCCGATCTGTCGGGCCTGTTGCTGACCCGCAATGGCCGGGTGTATCCGCTCAATCTCGACTCGCTGAACCATCAGGATTCCGAGTTGCAGCACGTCTTTCTCAAGGGCGGCGACCAGCTCTATCTGCCGTACAACGACAACAAGCGCATTTACGTCATGGGCGAAGTCAATCAGCCCCGTGCGCTGAGCTTCAAGACCGCGACGATGAACCTCTCCGACGTGCTCGGTTCGGTCGGCGGCTTGAGCCAGACCACTTCCAACGGCAACGCGGTGTACGTGATTCGCGGGGTGGAAAACCTCGATGTCGAGCCGGCGAAGATCTATCAACTGGAAGCCCAGTCGCCGACCGCCATGGCACTCGCTTCGCACTTTGAAGTGCGTCCCCAGGATGTGGTGTACGTCGGCCCGGCCAACGTCACGCGCTGGAACCGCTTCATCAGCCAACTGGTGCCGTCGGCATCGATTGTCGGGACCGGGGCTTCCGCTGCGAAGAACTGGAGCGAATTCAGTAACAACAGCAAATAA
- the galE gene encoding UDP-glucose 4-epimerase GalE: MKILVTGGAGYIGSHTTLALLEAGYEVVVLDNLCNSSDAALHAIEGICGKSALMIRGDVCDRALLDRIFREHQIDAVLHFAGLKAVGESVRKPLDYYENNVGGSITLCQAMAAAGVFRLVFSSSATVYGEPEQMPIREDFPTGIPTNPYGQSKLIVENVLRDLSQAEPRWSIALLRYFNPIGAHHSGHLGEDPNGIPNNLLPYISQVAVGSLQELSIFGDDYPTIDGTGVRDYIHVVDLADGHLKALQSIAGRPGIHTWNLGTGDGYSVMQVLHAFEQASGRPVPYRVMPRRSGDIAESWADASKAAKELGWKATRSLQDMVTDTWRWQSNHPRGYLE, from the coding sequence ATGAAGATTCTGGTAACGGGTGGTGCCGGCTATATCGGCTCGCACACCACACTTGCGCTGCTTGAAGCAGGTTATGAAGTTGTTGTACTGGATAATCTTTGCAACAGCAGCGATGCGGCACTGCACGCGATAGAAGGCATTTGCGGCAAAAGCGCGCTGATGATTCGCGGCGATGTCTGCGACCGGGCGTTGCTCGACCGGATTTTCCGCGAGCATCAAATCGACGCGGTGCTGCATTTTGCCGGGCTCAAGGCCGTCGGCGAGAGCGTGCGCAAGCCGCTGGATTACTACGAAAACAACGTCGGCGGCAGCATCACGTTGTGTCAGGCGATGGCCGCAGCGGGCGTGTTCCGTCTGGTGTTCAGCTCGTCGGCCACGGTGTACGGCGAGCCTGAGCAGATGCCGATCCGCGAGGATTTCCCCACCGGCATTCCGACCAATCCTTACGGTCAATCCAAACTGATCGTCGAGAACGTGCTGCGCGACCTGAGTCAGGCCGAGCCGCGCTGGAGCATCGCCTTGCTGCGTTACTTCAACCCGATCGGCGCGCATCACAGCGGGCACCTGGGCGAAGACCCTAACGGCATTCCCAACAACCTGCTGCCTTACATCAGCCAGGTCGCGGTCGGCAGCCTGCAGGAGTTATCGATCTTCGGCGACGATTACCCGACCATCGACGGCACCGGGGTGCGCGATTACATCCACGTCGTCGACCTCGCCGATGGCCATCTGAAGGCCTTGCAGTCGATTGCCGGACGCCCGGGCATTCACACCTGGAACCTTGGCACCGGCGACGGCTACAGCGTGATGCAGGTACTGCATGCCTTCGAACAGGCCAGCGGGCGACCAGTGCCGTACCGGGTGATGCCGCGTCGCAGCGGTGACATTGCCGAGAGCTGGGCCGACGCGTCCAAGGCTGCCAAAGAGCTCGGCTGGAAAGCCACGCGCAGTTTGCAGGACATGGTCACCGACACTTGGCGCTGGCAATCCAATCATCCGCGCGGTTATCTCGAATGA